One part of the Humulus lupulus chromosome 9, drHumLupu1.1, whole genome shotgun sequence genome encodes these proteins:
- the LOC133799641 gene encoding uncharacterized protein LOC133799641, translated as MPSYVKFVKEILSKKMKLGDYETVALTKECSAILQKKLPPKLKYLGSFNIPCFIGGLVVTKALCNLGVSVNLMPLSIFHKLKLGEARSTTVSLQMADRLVKHPHGVIENVLVKVDKFNLFPADFIFLDMEEDENIPIILVLILDLAKDT; from the coding sequence atgcctagttatgtgaagtttgtgaaagaaattttgtcaaagaaaatGAAACTGGGGGACtatgagacagtggcacttactAAGGAGTGCAGTGCAATACTTCAAAAGaagctacctcccaagcttaaataTCTTGGTAGTTTTAATATCCCATGCTTTATAGGGGGCTTAGTGGTGACAAAGGCTTTATGTAATTTAGGGGTCAGTGTAaatctaatgcctctatcaatctttcaCAAGTTGAAATTGGGAGAAGCTCGATCTACTACTGTGTCCTTACAAATGGCGGATCGTTTAGTTAAACATCCTCATGGAGTGATTGAGAatgtattggtgaaagtggaCAAATTCAACTTGTTTCCTGCAGACTTTATttttcttgatatggaggaagatgaaaatattccaataattcTTGTGTTGATCCTCGATTTGGCCAAAGACACGTAG